A window from Drosophila nasuta strain 15112-1781.00 chromosome 3, ASM2355853v1, whole genome shotgun sequence encodes these proteins:
- the LOC132788328 gene encoding uncharacterized protein LOC132788328, whose translation MLEFIRRHNGTLKILTKKFHIGIPHIGEVMLPSKEIDFACYPKEPNWKVPSTVALYILKSKIAVPYAQPIARYLYIAEPFTRTTWLALIVTVIYGMVMLYGTHRSEFGVHLLSSWCNLLYLPQPRIPVQNWQQSVIHFILILSGFILTNLYASVLKSMLTSGLFEPQFNSLDDLQHSSYQLMTTQYYANFYKDLKLIPDALNEKVYITSSKELNAHRLKLNTSFMYIAYRDRMDCLLYQQHLLKVPRFKVIRESILDGLMSFPVAPSLPYLHMLNAYLQRTFECGIYHKMLSDSCRDSIESGICQLLRNESTEYQPYDLQFFLLAFALWVIGLTLASLCFLLELLITKI comes from the coding sequence ATGCTGGAATTTATTAGACGACATAATGGTACATTGAAGATATTGACGAAGAAATTCCACATTGGAATTCCCCATATCGGCGAGGTGATGCTACCAAGCAAAGAAATTGACTTCGCCTGCTATCCCAAGGAGCCCAATTGGAAAGTTCCAAGCACGGTAGCACTCTATATTTTGAAGAGTAAGATTGCAGTTCCCTATGCTCAACCCATTGCCAGATATTTATACATAGCTGAACCATTCACCAGGACAACTTGGCTGGCTTTGATAGTCACTGTAATATACGGTATGGTAATGCTCTATGGAACTCATAGATCGGAATTTGGAGTTCACTTGCTCAGCAGCTGGtgtaatttattgtatttgccTCAGCCACGAATTCCAGTGCAAAATTGGCAACAGTCTGTTATCCATTTTATACTGATTCTCAGTGGATTTATACTgacaaatttgtatgcatCAGTTTTAAAGAGCATGCTCACATCGGGTTTATTTGAACCTCAATTCAATTCTCTGGACGATTTGCAACATTCTTCATATCAGCTAATGACAACCCAGTACTATGCTAATTTTTATAAAGATCTCAAACTGATTCCAGATGCATTGAATGAAAAAGTTTATATTACTTCTTCCAAAGAATTGAATGCACATCGGCTCAAGTTGAATACAAGTTTCATGTACATTGCTTATCGGGACCGCATGGATTGTCTTTTATACCAACAGCACTTGCTGAAGGTGCCTCGATTCAAGGTGATCAGAGAAAGCATATTGGATGGATTAATGTCGTTTCCAGTGGCTCCATCTTTgccatatttacatatgttgaATGCCTACTTACAACGCACCTTTGAGTGCGGAATTTATCATAAGATGCTGAGCGATTCATGTAGGGATTCAATAGAAAGTGGCATATGCCAGTTGCTTAGAAATGAGAGCACGGAATATCAACCTTATGATTTGCAGTTCTTTTTATTGGCTTTTGCACTCTGGGTAATTGGCTTGACTTTGGCGAGTTTGTGTTTTCTGCTAGAATTGCTAATCACAAAAATCTAA
- the LOC132788330 gene encoding uncharacterized protein LOC132788330 — translation MMNYVNRKGEHVYAGYMYAVMLEFIRRHNGTLKILTHTDKLGIVHVAEVMIAAKQIDFACYPKEPKWNLSGTAPLFLLKDYIAVPHAQPIASYWYFAQPFTWTTWLGVIASVIYGMLMLYGSHRSEFGVHFLSSWCHLLYLPHPRSMIRNWQQCLIHFILILSGFILTNTYLTMLSSMLTSGLFEPQVNTVQELLHTPYRLITSAYYVQYFKNASSVPDELVDNAYIASTEEIDRVRAGLNTSFLYIAYGDRMDCLLYQQLLLKAPRFKKLSLGSEAFFSFPVASSLPYLSMLNTYLQRIYASGIFMKMMLTILIQQFESTNYDISSSLLTDGDY, via the exons ATGATGAACTATGTCAACCGGAAAGGAGAACACGTTTATGCTGGTTATATGTATGCCGTTATGTTGGAGTTCATAAGACGTCACAATGGCACACTGAAGATCTTGACTCATACAGATAAATTGGGTATTGTTCACGTCGCTGAGGTCATGATTGCAGCAAAGCAAATTGATTTCGCCTGCTATCCCAAGGAGCCCAAGTGGAATTTGTCGGGCACGGCGCCGTTGTTTCTTCTGAAAGACTATATTGCAGTTCCACATGCACAACCCATTGCCAGCTATTGGTACTTTGCTCAGCCCTTTACTTGGACAACTTGGCTGGGTGTGATAGCCTCGGTTATATACGGCATGTTAATGCTCTACGGATCGCACAGATCTGAATTTGGAGTTCACTTCCTCAGCAGTTGGTGTCATCTATTGTATCTACCTCATCCACGAAGTATGATCAGAAATTGGCAGCAGTGTTTGATACATTTCATTCTGATTCTCAGTGGATTTATATTAACCAACACGTATCTGACGATGTTGTCGAGCATGCTAACATCTGGATTATTTGAGCCCCAGGTTAACACTGTGCAAGAGTTGCTGCATACTCCTTATCGCTTGATAACATCCGCCTACTATGTACAATACTTTAAAAACGCATCTTCGGTTCCAGATGAACTAGTAGACAATGCTTATATTGCTTCTACAGAAGAGATTGACAGAGTTCGAGCTGGGCTGAATACTAGCTTCCTGTACATTGCTTATGGGGACCGCATGGATTGTCTTTTGTATCAACAACTCTTGTTGAAAGCACCTCGATTTAAGAAACTGTCATTGGGATCAGAagcttttttttcatttccagtTGCCTCATCCTTACCATATTTAAGCATGTTGAATACTTATTTGCAACGCATCTATGCTAGTGGAATTTTTATGAAGATGATGC TTACTATCCTTATCCAACAGTTCGAGAGTACAAATTACGACATATCATCGAGTTTATTAACAGATGGCGATTACTAG